Genomic window (Rhododendron vialii isolate Sample 1 chromosome 4a, ASM3025357v1):
TGTGCTGGTAAATTGATCAAACCTTTTTACTTCTAATGGAATCAAATGTAGTAAATTTCCATTCTCTTCATTGCATGGGTTCATGTTGTTTCATCAGTTCCTAGATGGGATCAGTACTAGATAAAAACACATTCCATCGAACAATTCATATACTGCATGTGACAAGAATAAGACACACCTTGATCACATGATCCTGTAAGGGAAAATGAAGCAAAAAGAGTTGAAATTCTGATTCACTGCCACAGGTTTCAGGAAATATTGATGCACCAGACTCAAAATGGGCATGGATTGGCCATCACATCAACACTTGGCTTGCCTTCTCTTACGTCAATGGGCTCATTTTCAGTGGAAAGGGACAAATTTATGGTCAGGGCCCAGCTTGGTGGCCAAATCCTTGCTTGCAAAACGTGCAAACTGTCGGAATACATATGCATATGTCTATACATATACCAATTTACAGATCATTGATTTCCTTCTTTTAAATGCACGAAGGTCAAATCTGCACTCTTATCACATTTCTATGTTTCCAGGGTGCCAAATGCAGTGGACCAAGAGTAAGTAGACGGTCTACGATCTTTTATGCCATACAAGTGtttatatatgcatgtatatggATTTGTTTTTGATGGGCAGGCATTGGCATTTACTAGATGTGATGATCTTATACTCAATGGATTGACCCATATCAACAGCCCAAGAAGCCATATAAGCATAGACAATTGCAAGGGTGTAATCATCTCTAACCTTCACATAATAGCCCCTCAAACAAACCCTAACACTGATGGAATTGACATCTCTGGCTCGAGCTACGTTATAATCCGTAACTGCACCATTGGAACAGGTAagtacataaaagtttctcttgATTTTCTTCTCTGGTCTTTTGCTGTTTTGGGTTATTTATGAAGTATGATAGGCTTCATTACTATTAACCGTAGGTGATGATTGCATTGCAATTGGTGGGGGCTCCTCCAATGTTAATATCAATGGTGTAACATGTGGACCAGGCCATGGTATAAGGTTAGCAGCCTTTTTATTTGCTTCATCTCCGATAACAAATGTGAATTAAGAAAGTGATCTTGGTCCAAATGACaaccaaaacataaaaaaggTCCTTGCAACCTGTTTGGAATTGTCttgtctttcattttcttcgGGTTAATTTCTGTATTTTTCGATTTTCAGAAATACAACGAAAGCTCGAATAAGAAAACAACATTTCTCATATAAGTGAACGTATCAGCAGGAAAATTTGTCCAATACACCAAAATATGTATCTAAAAAAAGTCGGTTGTTTTCAGAAATCAATTCCTGAAACAGTGCACCAAGCAAGTTTTGCAGATTCATCTGCCCAATCTTCTGCTTTGCTAAACATCTATGTTTCGCTTCACAGTTCTCAAAGTCCTTAAGTAGGAGTAGAATGTGTTCTTTGTGCTCAATCTTTTGCTTTGTTAAGTATCTATGTTCTCACTTCACAGTTCTCAAAGTCCTAAAGTAGGAGTAAAATAGTTTCTTTGATTCAGCATTGGGGCCTTGGGTCGTGGAGGGTTCGACACAGTTGAAGAAATCCATGTGAGGAACTGTACATTCAAAGGAACCATGAATGGAGTCAGGATCAAGACTTGGCAGGTAAGTTAACTGCACTGGGGATTAACAACTTAGTTTCGACAATATCAATCCCATCTGCACAAACACCAAACATATTTGACACAGACCACTCTGTGTCTCACAACCCCACCGTGAGACCAACTCCTCGTGATATCTGTGCCGATGAATGTGCACATagcttttctcttttattatgTTTTCCGAATTTCCTTGTATCCCTAAGCACTTCATTTGTGCGATAGGGAGGGACTGGATATGCAAGGAAGATTTCATTCGAGAAGATTAGCTTCGTCGCAGTCGATAATCCCATCATAATCGATCAGTTCTACTGTCCTAGTCAAGTTCGTTGCCTAAACAaagtaaaaattcaaatttttcctTAGAAAATTTGTTTATGATCCCCATGAAACTAAACtttgacagttttttttttttttgggtttctcgCCGGGGCTGCAATTTTGACGACATCAGCAGTTGAGTTGAGTGATATACCGTACTCTGGAATTAATGGGACATCAACAGCGGATGATGAGATAAATCTGAGCTGCAGCCAGAGTGCTGGCTGCACGGGCATTTCGATTGATCATGTGTATATAACTTCTACGAATCTGGGGAAGAGGACTTACGCTAATTGCTTCAACGCCCACGGGACATGCACCCATACCGTACCTCCTGTCAAATGCCTACTTCCATAAAAGAACACATCCTGTTTCTTTATCGTGATTACAATGATGGTGGTTGGATTTTGATATATAGTGATACTTTGATCCTTACATTGATGCCATTTTCTTTCTGTAAACGTAGTGGTTCTTGATATACCTTGTGTTATCATGGGCATGCCCTCATACTTCCTTGGACAAATTATTTCTTTCAACCACTGGTTATGATACCACCACAACCTATAATAAACCTGAAGGTGTGGaatttaaagaaagaaaggaaaggaaaggaaaaacacCGATTCCATTTACGGGTTAAGTCAGCAAGTCTTTATGTGTTTCCAATCATATGTTAACCTATCGGTTCTAAAATTCGGATGCATTGAGTGCAACTCAGCCGTTTGTTAATCCTATTATATCCCAAACGAGGTTTTAGTCTTTCTCCTTACAAGAGTGGTGACTGAGTATTTGAAGAACAAAGGATTTTCAATTCTCTGTGAAGAATATCTAGCTCTCAACATGCCCATTCAAGGTTTCCACAGAAATATGGTTTGTCCTCAACATCCACCTCTTTTCTCAATTACTGCGAAAATCAATATGTTGCAATATTATATTATGAATACAACCATCACCTAACGATTTTTACTTTCACTGTGTGTGTGTCAAGTAAATGGCCAAAACACAATTATTTGTTCAAGCTTGTGGCATGACAGGGAGATCAAATGTTGAAAAAACCTCGATAAGGTGTTTGAGAATATCGTGGCACCAGAAATTAACGAATGGGCAAGGGAAAACTCAGAAAATTGGATTGGTTTCTCAAATGAGAATGGGCTTATTGCCAATGGGAGTTGGCAAATCGGCCGCCAAGGCTCTGCCTGGTGGAATCAGCACAATGAACTCGACGATTCTAGCATTGGTTTTAACGCAGTCTTTGTGCTACATCTCTCACCTCATTGAATCTTTTCCTTGCTTCTGTTTACTATTTAAATTTCTTcgtaataaatttaaaaaagacgTCTTTTTGTCAGAGGCCAAATTTCCACAGATCCACAGTAAGTTAGACCTCTTTCCAAAGCATCATCAACTCCTATCCTCATTGACCAATACTACAGTATCACTGATGTACCTTGCACAAACCAGGTAAGAATGAAGTGTTTACATACATAAATGCATGTGTACGTACACGATGGTCGCTATTTCTAGCTGTCGAATTGCTAATTAATTATCTCTCTTCATCCTACCTGATGTTGAAGA
Coding sequences:
- the LOC131324133 gene encoding probable polygalacturonase At3g15720, which translates into the protein MPYKCLYMHVYGFVFDGQALAFTRCDDLILNGLTHINSPRSHISIDNCKGVIISNLHIIAPQTNPNTDGIDISGSSYVIIRNCTIGTGDDCIAIGGGSSNVNINGVTCGPGHGISIGALGRGGFDTVEEIHVRNCTFKGTMNGVRIKTWQGGTGYARKISFEKISFVAVDNPIIIDQFYCPSQVRCLNKVKIQIFP
- the LOC131324134 gene encoding uncharacterized protein LOC131324134; this encodes MAKTQLFVQACGMTGRSNVEKTSIRCLRISWHQKLTNGQGKTQKIGLVSQMRMGLLPMGVGKSAAKALPGGISTMNSTILALVLTQSLCYISHLIESFPCFCLLFKFLRNKFKKDVFLSEAKFPQIHSKLDLFPKHHQLLSSLTNTTVSLMYLAQTRPLLFK